Part of the uncultured Methanobrevibacter sp. genome is shown below.
AGTTTTATCTGCAGTCTCATTGATGACAGGCACATCATCATAAATATGATTAGTTGAACGTTTTTTAGGTTTTCTAGTAACTTTAATTGGTTTTTCGTATACAGGAGTGAAATTTAATTCCTTATCTAAATCTATTTCTTTTTCTTCTTGATTTACTACACGCAATACTGCTTTAGATTCATCAATTTCCGGAGCATCAAAGAACTCTCTTGGAGATATGGAGTTACCTTTATCAGATTCATAATATTCCCATAAACCACTATCATCAATATCTTCACCATAGTCATAATCGTCATTTGAAGGTCTCACTATTAAAGGACCATTGTTATCACCATTAGATTTTTCTTTTCTTTTTGAAAAATTAATAGATGGTGCGTTTATGTCTTTTGAATCTAAGAAATCTTTAATAAGTCCGCTTGTTTTCTCAGCATTAGAATCAACAAAATAGCTAATAATCAATATTATTCCAACTATAGATATTAAAAAACCAACCATCAATAAAACTTCTATAAGGCCATATGCAATAACTTCATATGATATAACCACACCAATTACAAATAAAATAATTCCTGATACAAATTTTAATGTATTTCCCAATTTGTTCACCCTTCATCAATTAATAATCACTCTAATACTATTATTTATTAGTAACACTATTAATAAACCTAATGGTTTAAAAAATCAAATACTAATAAAAAATTGCTTTAAAAAAAAACAAAATATATAAAGTTAATACTTTTTTAATTTTAAGTAATATTAATATTTGTCAAAAATCTACAATTATATGGTGAAAGAAATGAAATCCATAAAAAAATTTATCAACGAAGAATCAGGACAAGGCGCCGCCGAATATATATTATTATTTGGCGGAGTAATAGTAATTGCTCTTTTAGCATTAACCATATATAGATCATATATGGAAACCAGTGATAGAAGTTTAAAAGCAAAAGACGATATAATTGATGTAAGAAACACAATTCTGGACAATAGAACCCATGTTTAAAAAAATAGACAATAAAGGACAAAGTAGTGCAGAAGTAATCCTCCTGATTGGAGGATTGTTAGTTATAATATTATTTGTAGCATCATACATTACAAATATAATAAACACTACACAAAATTCTTTTAAAACATTAATTACACAAGAAAGAGATTTTTTAATAAATAAAATATAATAAGGGGAGTAAACTCTCTCCTTATTCATCTAAAATTTTGTTTAGACATTCATTCCAAGATTCAGAATTAATATTGGTTAATTTCATTGAAGTTCTTGTTAATTCCCTAATATGTTGAGGACATGCACTTATGCATGCACCACACAAATTACAGAATGTTAAATTAGTTTCAGCCTTACCGTCAACAATATCAACAGCATTACATGGACAAACATCTTGACAAGCGTGACATGAGTCGCCTTTACAAACAGCTTCTTCTGTTTCAGCAAGTTCCAATTTTCCTGCAAATGGTTTTGAAACATTAACTGCATCAACAGGACAAATTTCAGAACACCATGAACAATTTACACACTCATCCTCAAGAATAATAGTAGTTCCAGTAATTTCAGGCACTTCAATTTGATCTTGTAACATACATGTTGAACAAATTTCAATGATTGCATCTTGAGGACATACTCTTTTACAAACTCCACAGTAAACACATAGTGAGGTGTCTACCTCAATAGAATTATTTACAAAGTCCACACTAGATGACGGAACATTATTTATTTTAATAGCTTCCGGAGGACATAAATCAGCACAGAAACCACAATAAATACATTTTTCATCATCAATATTGATTTCTCCACGCACTAATTCTGCTCTTTCAGGAAGTTTTCTTTCAAACAATATTGCATCTCTCGGACAAGCAATAGAACATCTTCCACAATAAAGACAGTCTTCTTCATTTACTTCAGATTCTACTTCCCAAGTTGGATAGTTATCCATTTCCTTAATTGGAGTACCATCAATAGTCAAGGACAATGCATCAAATGGACAGGCTACAGAACATAATCCACA
Proteins encoded:
- a CDS encoding Flp family type IVb pilin — its product is MKSIKKFINEESGQGAAEYILLFGGVIVIALLALTIYRSYMETSDRSLKAKDDIIDVRNTILDNRTHV
- the fwdF gene encoding tungsten-dependent formylmethanofuran dehydrogenase subunit FwdF, which produces MFNVERIGSEVRKLKYSDTKCLGCGICAEVCPTTSLRLGPTVPIARGLIEMDLLSVNADSCVLCGLCSVACPFDALSLTIDGTPIKEMDNYPTWEVESEVNEEDCLYCGRCSIACPRDAILFERKLPERAELVRGEINIDDEKCIYCGFCADLCPPEAIKINNVPSSSVDFVNNSIEVDTSLCVYCGVCKRVCPQDAIIEICSTCMLQDQIEVPEITGTTIILEDECVNCSWCSEICPVDAVNVSKPFAGKLELAETEEAVCKGDSCHACQDVCPCNAVDIVDGKAETNLTFCNLCGACISACPQHIRELTRTSMKLTNINSESWNECLNKILDE